From the Mastacembelus armatus chromosome 14, fMasArm1.2, whole genome shotgun sequence genome, one window contains:
- the LOC113143208 gene encoding uncharacterized protein LOC113143208, which produces MSREQQSKFSLSLAGELGGSSRIVYGGVGVVALALSMLFDQVAQQVRAQGSAEGDSTNQRSQAKKIFGVSSSSRIGWIIHRYLHLIPSIANNLEMMAETTELFDRWLKLELLDHYERMTTKKRMSSVAMQQWFTGAAFHLHIRIHQVRLHSVPTGSVESLRISYKTGLNRLVQGFTAYLRKNIKETEAKGLKKTQTRTASKPRQTNTTRLTNMACSSIHVFNVSLVSSTMSTPRFNETASPSSTTEISRNCKMNGSNEDFGLNVLKGANEAVVGMLNRKTLNNSNENSTEEESGMPGLLVIEPWRNVSHSVQHHPCQSPAIQQALVTRIINAQDLEQNRNFFLYPEKVFHSLVRQRDDFELKTS; this is translated from the exons ATGAGTAGGGAGCAGCAGAGTAAATTCAGCCTGAGCCTGGCCGGAGAACTGGGAGGCAGCAGCAGGATCGTGTATGGAGGAGTGGGGGTTGTTGCTCTAGCTCTGTCCATGCTTTTTGACCAGGTTGCCCAACAA GTCCGAGCACAAGGATCAGCAGAGGGGGACTCAACAAATCAGAGATCCCAGGCTAAGAAGATTTTTGGTGTCAGCAGCTCTTCCAGAATTGGATGGATCATCCACAGATACCTCCACCTGATCCCTAGCATTGCCAACAATCTGGAGATGATGGCTGAGACTACAGAGCTCTTTGACAGGTGGCTGAAACTCGAGCTGCTTGACCATTATGAGAGGATGACCACTAAGAAGAGAATGAGTTCAGTGGCCATGCAGCAGTGGTTCACAGGAGCTGCATTTCATCTACACATAAGAATTCACCAG GTCCGACTGCACTCTGTGCCAACAGGATCAGTTGAGTCATTGCGAATTTCTTATAAAACTGGATTAAATCGGCTTGTTCAAGGCTTCACAGCCTATCTACGCAAAAACATTAAAGAGACTGAAGCTAAGGGTCTGAAAAAAACCCAAACCAGGACAGCCAGTAAACCAAGACAAACTAACACAACTAGATTAACCAATATGGCCTGCTCAagtattcatgtttttaatgttagcTTAGTTAGTTCAACCATGTCAACTCCTAGGTTTAATGAGACTGCTAGTCCCAGTTCAACTACTGAGATTAGCAGAAACTGCAAAATGAACGGATCCAATGAAGACTTTGGACTTAATGTATTGAAAGGAGCCAATGAAGCTGTTGTAGGTATGTTAAACAGAAAGACACTCAacaattcaaatgaaaatagCACAGAGGAGGAATCTGGCATGCCGGGTCTGTTAGTCATTGAGCCGTGGAGGAATGTGAGTCACAGTGTGCAGCATCATCCCTGTCAGTCTCCAGCCATACAACAAGCTTTGGTGACTCGTATTATAAATGCTCAGGATCTGGAGCAGAACAGAAACTTTTTTCTGTACCCTGAGAAAGTCTTTCACAGCCTGGTCAGGCAGAGGGATGACTTTGAGTTAAAGACAAGTTAG
- the rabgef1 gene encoding rab5 GDP/GTP exchange factor: MSQRTERRGIHVDQSDLLCKKGCGYYGNAAWQGLCSKCWREEYQRAHKKQIQDDWALAEKLQREEEAAYASSHGVQTQSHSQSTPSHPGHTSLGPFSKFEEKKTNEKTRKVTTVKKFFSPSSRTPPKKETQEGKTTSPSITRHASFDTDQVSRDFVDFLKILQKPGREIHKQCRAFILNMSSKKDLSAEEFSECVQDFYQSMADRLMSHFRGSTDSVEQVMDQVEKYIMTRLYKSVFCPETTDDEKKDLATQSRIRALHWVTIQMLCVSMDEEIPEVSENVVKAITDIIEMDSKRVPRDKLVCITRCSKHIFSAIRITKKEPASADDFLPALIYIVLKANPPRLQSNIQYITRFCNPSRLMTGEDGYYFTNLCCAAAFIEKLDAQSLNLSPEEFERYMSGQASPRLSSEGEWSHTGSALGTTATNPVLAQVNHNLELLSGLCNRQERLMEAARSLQADLLSWPETVEREVQVIMEKYPLEILSCTVSAIDANNMDNDNLPPPLTPQVFAG, translated from the exons ATGAGTCAGCGGACGGAGAGACGAGGGATACATGTAGACCAATCAGACCTGCTGTGCAAAAAGGGATGCGGTTACTATGGCAACGCAGCATGGCAGGGTTTGTGCTCCAAGTGCTGGAGGGAAGAGTACCAGCGGGCTCACAAGAAACAGATCCAGGACGACTGGGCTTTGGCTGAAAA GTTGCAGcgagaggaggaggcagcatATGCCAGTAGTCACGGAGTCCAGACCCAGTCCCACTCCCAGTCCACTCCTTCGCACCCAGGGCACACATCTCTAGGGCCCTTTTCTAAGTTTGAGGAGAAGAAGACCAATGAGAAAACACGAAAAGTGACCACTGTTAAGAAGTTTTTCAGCCCTTCATCACGCACTCCTCCCAAGAAAG AAACCCAAGAGGGCAAGACAACCAGCCCGTCTATTACCCGCCATGCCAGCTTTGATACAGACCAGGTATCCAGGGACTTTGTGGACTTCTTGAAAATCCTCCAGAAACCCGGCCGGGAAATCCATAAGCAGTGTCGAGCCTTCATTCTGAACATGTCGAGCAAGAAG GATCTCAGCGCAGAAGAATTCTCGGAGTGTGTTCAGGATTTCTACCAGAGCATGGCTGACCGCTTAATGAGTCACTTTAGAG GCTCTACAGATTCTGTCGAGCAAGTTATGGACCAAGTGGAGAAGTACATCATGACTCGTCTGTATAAGAGCGTATTCTGTCCAGAAACCACTGATGACGAGAAGAAGGACTTAGCCACACAGAGTAGGATAAG GGCCCTGCACTGGGTTACCAtccagatgctgtgtgtgtctatggaTGAAGAAATCCCAGAAGTCTCTGAGAATGTGGTCAAGGCAATAACAG ATATCATTGAGATGGACTCGAAGAGGGTTCCTCGGGACAAACTTGTGTGCATCACACGCTGCAGTAAACACATCTTCAGTGCCATTAGGATCACCAAGAAAGAGCCCGCCTCTGCTGACGACTTTCTCCCTGCACTCATTTACATTGTGCTCAAGGCTAATCCTCCACGACTTCAGTCCAACATCCAGTACATCACCCGCTTTTGTAATCCCAGCAGGCTGATGACCGGAGAGGATGGATACTACTTCACCAACCtg TGCTGTGCTGCGGCCTTCATTGAGAAGTTGGATGCTCAGTCTCTCAACCTTTCCCCTGAGGAATTTGAGCGCTACATGTCAGGCCAAGCTTCACCACGACTCAGCTCAGAGGGCGAGTGGTCCCACACTGGTTCAGCACTTGGCACGACTGCAACCAACCCTGTCCTGGCTCAGGTCAATCACAATCTGGAGCTGCTGTCAGGCCTCTGCAACCGGCAGGAGAGGCTGATGGAGGCTGCTCGGAGCCTACAGGCAGACCTTCTCTCCTGGCCTGAGACCGTAGAGCGGGAGGTGCAGGTCATCATGGAGAAATACCCACTGGAGATTCTTTCTTGCACAGTTTCTGCCATTGATGCAAACAACATGGACAACGACAACCTGCCACCACCCCTCACACCCCAGGTGTTTGCTGGATAG
- the kcnj6 gene encoding G protein-activated inward rectifier potassium channel 2, which translates to MEQDVESPAIIRQPRLPKQAREDLPKQLVEMDRVKKIQRYVQKDGKCNVHHGNVRETYRYLTDIFTTLVDLKWRFNLFIFVLVYTVTWLFFGFMWWLIAYVRGDLDHIADNQWTPCVNNLNGFVSAFLFSIETETTIGYGYRVITDKCPEGIVLLLVQSVLGSIVNAFMVGCMFVKISQPKKRAETLVFSTNAVISMRDGRLCLMFRVGDLRNSHIVEASIRAKLIKSKQTKEGEFIPLNQTDINVGYNTGDDRLFLVSPLIICHEINQNSPFWEISQAHLTKEELEIVVILEGMVEATGMTCQARSSYISSEIKWGYRFTPVLTLEDGFYEVDYNSFHDIYETNTPTCSAKELADMASRTRLPLTWSLGSKLSQQGLPESEQEGQETKTTLDNQGQSQQTERNGDIANIESESKV; encoded by the exons ATGGAGCAGGATGTGGAGAGCCCAGCCATCATCAGACAGCCCAGATTACCAAAGCAGGCCCGTGAGGACCTGCCCAAACAGCTGGTGGAAATGGACAGGGTTAAGAAGATCCAGCGGTATGTCCAGAAAGATGGGAAGTGCAACGTCCATCACGGGAATGTTCGAGAGACATACCGCTATCTGACAGATATTTTCACCACACTGGTAGATCTCAAATGGAGGTTTAACCTCTTCATCTTCGTGTTGGTGTACACGGTCACATGGCTCTTCTTCGGCTTCATGTGGTGGCTTATTGCTTACGTCCGTGGTGATCTGGACCATATAGCTGACAACCAGTGGACTCCATGTGTCAACAACCTCAATGGGTTTGTATCAGCTTTTCTGTTCTCCATTGAGACGGAGACCACTATTGGTTATGGATATAGAGTAATCACGGACAAATGCCCCGAGGGGATAGTTCTGCTTTTAGTTCAGTCGGTGTTGGGATCTATCGTGAATGCCTTCATGGTGGGTTGCATGTTTGTTAAGATCTCGCAGCCCAAGAAGCGAGCTGAGACACTAGTGTTTTCCACCAATGCGGTCATCTCAATGAGAGATGGACGACTGTGCCTGATGTTCAGAGTCGGAGACCTCCGAAATTCGCACATCGTGGAGGCTTCAATCAGGGCTAAGCTTATCAAGTCTAAGCAGACCAAGGAAGGGGAGTTCATCCCTTTAAACCAGACGGACATAAATGTAGGTTATAACACGGGAGACGACAGGCTTTTCCTAGTTTCGCCCCTCATCATCTGCCATGAGATAAATCAGAACAGCCCCTTCTGGGAGATCTCACAAGCCCACCTGACCAAGGAAGAGTTGGAAATTGTTGTTATTCTGGAGGGGATGGTCGAGGCCACAG GCATGACATGCCAGGCGAGGAGTTCATACATTAGCAGTGAGATCAAGTGGGGCTACCGCTTCACGCCAGTCCTGACACTGGAGGACGGTTTCTATGAGGTGGATTACAACAGCTTCCACGACATCTATGAAACCAACACACCCACTTGCAGTGCCAAAGAGCTTGCTGATATGGCCAGCCGCACCCGCTTGCCCCTAACATGGTCACTGGGCAGTAAGCTGAGCCAGCAGGGGCTGCCAGAGTCTGAGCAGGAGGGTCAGGAGACCAAGACCACTCTGGACAACCAGGGACAGAGTCAGCAGACTGAGAGGAACGGGGACATTGCCAACATAGAGAGTGAGTCCAAAGTGTAG